Proteins found in one Romeriopsis navalis LEGE 11480 genomic segment:
- a CDS encoding phosphoribosyltransferase family protein: MNYTIAQPRSDRQNTPQSPSQQLQRYAHSPDTVVLAIPSPDTAIAAQIAKDLHLPLEECLVRKLSIQQHTTITIGAVAANRTMVLNYDVINHAGISQANIDAIAITALQDFLGQSRTNPSPRLNLKGKTIILVDDGIETGTSVRATIAQIAFQKPAKVILAAPGLTPTARKNLKALVDEFIDLNLTQAIDDVQPWNQRFMHDHNTPVSQHRQRINRQSATPKLAQV, encoded by the coding sequence ATGAACTACACCATCGCCCAGCCTCGCTCCGATCGCCAAAATACACCTCAGTCACCCAGCCAACAACTCCAACGCTACGCCCATTCCCCAGACACCGTCGTCCTCGCTATCCCCAGCCCTGACACCGCGATCGCTGCACAAATCGCCAAAGACCTACACTTGCCACTGGAAGAATGTTTAGTTCGGAAGCTATCTATTCAACAGCACACAACCATCACTATTGGCGCAGTGGCCGCGAATCGGACAATGGTCTTAAATTATGACGTCATCAATCATGCGGGAATTTCCCAAGCGAACATCGATGCCATTGCGATCACTGCATTACAAGATTTTTTAGGCCAGTCTCGGACAAATCCGTCTCCCCGCCTCAATCTCAAAGGTAAAACCATTATCCTCGTTGATGATGGCATTGAAACCGGCACATCTGTCCGCGCCACAATTGCCCAAATCGCCTTCCAAAAACCCGCAAAGGTCATCCTCGCAGCCCCTGGCCTGACACCCACAGCCCGCAAAAATCTCAAAGCACTAGTGGATGAATTTATCGATCTCAATCTCACTCAGGCAATAGATGACGTGCAACCCTGGAATCAGCGCTTTATGCATGACCACAACACCCCTGTCAGCCAACACCGACAGAGAATCAACCGCCAATCAGCCACACCAAAACTGGCTCAGGTCTAA